One Hydrogenophaga crassostreae genomic region harbors:
- the rpsO gene encoding 30S ribosomal protein S15, with amino-acid sequence MIAKDVKAAVVADNARAPKDTGSPEVQVGILTARINELTPHFKTHAKDHHGRRGLLRMVSRRRKLLDYLKSKDAQRYLALIQKLGLRK; translated from the coding sequence ATGATCGCCAAAGACGTCAAGGCCGCAGTTGTTGCGGACAATGCCCGTGCCCCCAAAGACACCGGTAGCCCAGAAGTGCAGGTCGGTATCCTGACCGCACGCATCAACGAATTGACCCCCCACTTCAAGACCCACGCCAAAGACCACCATGGTCGCCGTGGTCTGTTGCGCATGGTGAGCCGCCGCCGCAAGCTGTTGGACTACCTGAAGTCCAAAGATGCCCAGCGTTACCTCGCCTTGATCCAGAAACTGGGTCTGCGCAAGTAA
- a CDS encoding pyridoxal phosphate-dependent aminotransferase yields MRHVVAHLEESRIREVANEGLGREGVLKFWFGESDEVTPAFVSEAAIASLKAGETFYAHNLGLIELREGIAAYTDGLHPGRGADHWTPRLAVTSGGVNGLMLASQALLDAGDEVVAVTPVWPNLLAQPRIMGASVVCVPLKVLSEGERAGAWVLDMDALLAAITPATKLLLLNAPNNPTGWTLNREQQATILAHCRRTGTWILADEVYERLYYASDTSNAAAPSFLDVAEPDDRLIVAHSFSKSFLMTGWRLGWLVMPASLTRAMGKLVEFNTSCAPVFIQRAALTALQRGDEVTPALVAHLKACRDTLVPLLKATPGVTLAEPMGGMYAFFRLVDQDDSLATAKRLVREAGLGLAPGSAFGPEAAGWLRWCFASRDSGRLVQGVERLRGWLQPHG; encoded by the coding sequence ATGCGTCACGTTGTTGCCCACCTGGAAGAGTCACGTATCCGTGAAGTGGCCAACGAAGGCCTGGGCCGCGAGGGCGTGCTCAAGTTCTGGTTTGGTGAAAGCGATGAGGTCACGCCTGCGTTTGTCAGTGAAGCAGCCATTGCCTCCCTCAAGGCTGGCGAGACTTTCTATGCCCACAACCTGGGACTGATCGAGTTGCGTGAAGGCATTGCGGCTTATACGGATGGCCTTCATCCTGGGCGTGGTGCCGATCATTGGACTCCCCGCCTGGCGGTGACATCGGGTGGTGTGAATGGTCTGATGCTGGCCTCCCAGGCTTTGCTGGACGCAGGAGATGAAGTTGTCGCTGTGACGCCTGTTTGGCCGAATCTGTTGGCACAGCCGCGCATCATGGGCGCCAGCGTGGTGTGTGTGCCGCTCAAGGTGCTTTCAGAGGGGGAGAGGGCGGGTGCATGGGTTTTGGACATGGATGCCCTGCTGGCGGCGATCACGCCCGCCACCAAACTTCTGCTGCTCAACGCGCCCAACAACCCCACAGGGTGGACCTTGAACCGCGAGCAACAGGCCACCATACTGGCGCACTGCCGCCGCACGGGTACCTGGATCCTGGCCGATGAGGTCTACGAACGCCTGTACTACGCGAGCGACACGTCCAACGCTGCAGCGCCCAGCTTTCTGGATGTTGCAGAACCCGATGACCGCCTGATCGTGGCCCACAGCTTCTCCAAGAGCTTTCTCATGACGGGCTGGCGTCTGGGCTGGCTGGTGATGCCCGCGTCCCTGACCCGAGCCATGGGCAAGCTGGTGGAGTTCAATACCTCATGTGCACCGGTGTTCATTCAACGGGCAGCGCTCACGGCTCTTCAGCGCGGCGATGAGGTGACACCCGCGCTGGTGGCGCATCTCAAGGCGTGTCGTGACACGCTGGTTCCATTGCTGAAGGCCACACCTGGCGTGACCCTGGCGGAACCCATGGGTGGCATGTATGCTTTTTTCCGTCTGGTTGACCAAGACGACAGCTTGGCGACCGCCAAACGGCTCGTTCGCGAAGCCGGCTTGGGGTTGGCTCCCGGAAGCGCGTTTGGGCCAGAGGCTGCAGGGTGGTTGCGCTGGTGTTTTGCCAGTCGCGATTCTGGACGGCTGGTGCAGGGCGTGGAGCGCTTGCGGGGCTGGTTGCAGCCGCATGGTTGA
- a CDS encoding NAD(P)H-quinone oxidoreductase yields MQAIEISAFGAPDVLKLCERPKPVAAAGEVLIRVAASGVNRPDVLQRSGAYPPPPGASDLPGLEVAGVIEAGDADAMAQAGLQLGDRVCALVAGGGYAQYCTVPVGQCLPVPDGLDDVAAASLPETFFTVWSNVFDRARLQAGETLLIQGGTSGIGVTAIQLAKALGATVITTAGSDEKCAACLQLGADHAINYKTQDFVAEAMKLTEGRGVDVVLDMVAGGYVAREVECMAEDGRIVIIAVQGGIKSEFNAGLVLRRRLVITGSTLRPRPLAFKSAIAHSLRERVWPLLAEGKVKPVIHSVFEAARAAEAHVLMESNQHIGKIVLTWA; encoded by the coding sequence ATGCAAGCGATTGAGATCAGTGCCTTTGGCGCGCCGGATGTGTTGAAGCTGTGTGAGCGGCCGAAACCCGTCGCAGCTGCGGGTGAGGTGCTGATTCGCGTGGCGGCCTCGGGCGTCAACCGGCCCGATGTGCTGCAACGCAGCGGCGCTTACCCGCCGCCGCCGGGGGCCTCCGACCTGCCGGGTCTGGAGGTGGCCGGTGTCATCGAGGCGGGTGACGCCGATGCCATGGCTCAGGCCGGCTTGCAACTGGGCGACCGCGTTTGTGCGCTGGTCGCTGGTGGCGGTTACGCTCAGTATTGCACTGTGCCCGTTGGCCAATGCCTGCCGGTGCCCGATGGCTTGGACGATGTGGCTGCGGCCTCGTTGCCCGAAACCTTTTTCACCGTCTGGAGCAATGTGTTTGACCGCGCCCGCTTGCAGGCCGGTGAAACGCTGTTGATCCAGGGCGGTACGAGCGGCATCGGTGTGACGGCGATCCAGTTGGCGAAAGCCCTGGGCGCGACGGTCATAACAACCGCGGGTAGCGATGAGAAGTGCGCCGCCTGCTTGCAGCTCGGTGCCGATCATGCGATCAATTACAAGACACAGGACTTCGTGGCCGAGGCCATGAAGCTCACCGAAGGGCGCGGCGTCGATGTCGTGCTGGACATGGTGGCGGGCGGCTATGTGGCCCGCGAAGTCGAATGCATGGCCGAAGATGGCCGCATCGTGATCATTGCGGTTCAGGGTGGCATCAAGTCGGAGTTCAATGCGGGTCTGGTGTTGCGCCGCCGCCTCGTGATCACCGGTTCGACCTTGCGTCCCCGGCCGCTGGCTTTCAAATCCGCGATCGCGCACAGCTTGCGTGAGCGCGTCTGGCCCTTGCTGGCTGAAGGCAAGGTGAAGCCGGTCATTCACAGCGTATTCGAAGCAGCGCGCGCGGCAGAGGCCCATGTGCTGATGGAGTCCAACCAGCACATCGGCAAGATCGTGCTCACTTGGGCCTGA
- a CDS encoding Crp/Fnr family transcriptional regulator, with protein sequence MDLAQFDLPRYLSMLPLFHDMDKDELARLAEGSKLRTFARGEDVFHIGDPCNEFHVTVSGQIKLFAVSPAGQEKIIEIVGPGNSFGEALMFTNKPYIINAQALTETLLLSVSKASLLREIEGDTRFCMRMLAGLSRRLHGLINDVQAYSLHSGVERVVGYLVRDLPEVGDQADTVQRVVLPVSKAAIASRLSMTPEYFSRVLHELEAKGLIEVDKREIRIPDPQRLNRFPLS encoded by the coding sequence ATGGACCTTGCACAGTTTGATCTGCCCCGCTACCTTTCCATGTTGCCCTTGTTCCATGACATGGACAAGGATGAATTGGCGCGCCTTGCCGAAGGCTCCAAGCTTCGAACCTTTGCAAGGGGTGAGGACGTGTTTCACATCGGAGACCCCTGCAATGAGTTCCATGTGACCGTCTCGGGGCAAATCAAGCTTTTTGCCGTTTCGCCTGCGGGCCAGGAAAAAATCATTGAAATCGTAGGACCAGGCAACAGTTTTGGCGAAGCGCTGATGTTCACCAACAAGCCCTACATCATCAACGCGCAGGCGTTGACGGAAACCCTGCTACTCAGCGTGTCCAAAGCCAGCTTGCTGCGGGAGATCGAGGGCGATACCCGTTTTTGCATGCGCATGCTTGCGGGTTTGTCACGCCGTTTGCATGGCTTGATCAACGACGTGCAAGCCTATTCGCTGCACAGCGGGGTGGAGCGGGTGGTGGGCTATCTGGTGCGGGACCTGCCCGAGGTCGGCGATCAGGCCGATACCGTTCAACGGGTGGTCTTGCCTGTGAGCAAGGCCGCCATTGCATCGCGCCTGTCGATGACGCCTGAGTATTTTTCCCGCGTTTTGCATGAACTCGAGGCCAAGGGCCTGATCGAGGTTGATAAGCGCGAGATCCGTATCCCTGATCCACAGCGCCTCAACCGCTTTCCCTTGAGTTGA
- the tsaD gene encoding tRNA (adenosine(37)-N6)-threonylcarbamoyltransferase complex transferase subunit TsaD, which produces MLILGFESSCDETGVALVDASGSATPRLLGHALHSQIEMHQAYGGVVPELASRDHIRRVLPLTDSVMQQAGLPLSAVDAIAYTRGPGLAGALLVGSGVACAMAMALGKPAMGVHHLEGHLLSPFLSADPPEFPFVALLVSGGHTQLMRVDGVGRYQMLGETIDDAAGEAFDKSAKLLGLGYPGGPALSRLAQQGSPTAFKFPRPLLHSGDLDFSFAGLKTAVLTQVKRLANERPEGPATPQLAAALGLAQKADVAASAQAAIVDVLVKKSMAAIASTGLTRLVVAGGVGANALLREQLNAECERRSLRVHYPELHLCTDNGAMIALAAGLRYQAGLMPTTLSEPGYRFDVSPRWPLASVCIAA; this is translated from the coding sequence ATGTTGATTCTCGGATTTGAATCGTCGTGTGACGAAACCGGCGTGGCTCTTGTCGACGCCAGTGGCTCAGCCACGCCGCGCCTGCTGGGCCATGCACTGCACAGCCAGATTGAAATGCACCAGGCCTATGGCGGCGTGGTGCCGGAGCTCGCCAGCCGCGATCACATTCGGCGCGTCCTGCCTCTGACCGATTCGGTGATGCAACAGGCGGGCTTGCCTCTGAGCGCAGTCGACGCGATTGCCTATACGCGTGGTCCCGGCTTGGCCGGCGCCTTGTTGGTGGGTTCTGGTGTGGCCTGTGCCATGGCGATGGCGCTGGGCAAACCCGCCATGGGCGTGCACCATCTGGAAGGCCATTTGTTGTCGCCGTTTCTGAGTGCCGACCCGCCGGAATTTCCCTTTGTGGCATTGCTGGTGTCGGGCGGCCATACCCAGTTGATGCGCGTGGACGGGGTCGGGCGCTACCAAATGCTGGGTGAAACCATTGACGACGCGGCCGGTGAAGCTTTTGACAAGTCGGCCAAGTTGTTGGGGCTGGGGTATCCGGGCGGACCTGCGTTGTCCAGACTGGCTCAGCAGGGCAGCCCCACCGCGTTCAAATTTCCGCGGCCGTTGTTGCACAGCGGTGACCTGGATTTTTCTTTCGCCGGTCTTAAGACCGCTGTACTCACCCAGGTCAAACGCCTGGCCAACGAGAGACCTGAAGGACCTGCCACGCCCCAATTGGCCGCTGCATTGGGTTTGGCCCAGAAAGCCGATGTGGCGGCAAGCGCGCAGGCGGCCATCGTCGACGTGCTAGTCAAAAAATCCATGGCTGCGATTGCTTCAACCGGGCTCACACGCCTGGTGGTTGCCGGGGGTGTGGGGGCAAACGCCCTGCTGAGGGAGCAGCTCAACGCCGAGTGTGAGCGCAGAAGTTTGAGAGTGCATTATCCCGAGCTGCATTTGTGCACCGACAACGGCGCGATGATCGCACTGGCTGCGGGGTTGCGGTACCAGGCTGGGTTGATGCCAACCACGCTGTCAGAGCCGGGTTACCGGTTTGACGTATCACCACGCTGGCCGCTTGCGTCCGTGTGTATCGCTGCCTGA
- a CDS encoding branched-chain amino acid ABC transporter substrate-binding protein: MIQYSIRRRLLSGLLCATGLIHMGQAQAASPAIEPVRIGMIEGLSGPFANTGEAVYRNLVWAAERVNARGGVKLPGGNRPMVIERFDSKGQTEEALAGLRSAVDQGIRVITQGNSSSAAAGLIDGIEKLNQRDPTHSVVFLNYSAVDPSLTNEKCSFWHFRFDAHADMRMTALMSVLKEDAALKRIYLIGQDYSFGQGVLREAKRQLGTTRPDVTIVGEELHPVARVKDFAPYAAKIVASGAQAVLTGNWGNDLTLLVKAAREAGFEGSFYTFYGNALGAPSAMGDAGVGKVIAVADWFPNTPTAASEAFYQSFRQRFPKPEDDYVHMRMQLMIEALAQAIERAGSMDAVRIATELEKAEVTLAGQTARMRAGDHQFQQPLAVATMDRQGAPGTRFDVEGSGYGFRVVRQLTAKQAELPHRCSMTRP; encoded by the coding sequence ATGATTCAGTATTCCATCCGCCGCCGCCTTCTCTCTGGCCTGCTGTGCGCCACAGGCTTGATTCACATGGGGCAGGCCCAGGCGGCCAGCCCAGCCATCGAACCCGTTCGCATCGGCATGATCGAAGGGCTTTCTGGTCCGTTTGCCAACACCGGAGAAGCTGTTTACCGCAACCTGGTTTGGGCCGCCGAGCGCGTCAATGCCCGTGGGGGGGTGAAGCTGCCCGGGGGCAATCGGCCAATGGTGATTGAACGGTTTGACAGCAAGGGCCAAACCGAAGAGGCGCTGGCAGGCCTGCGTTCTGCGGTGGACCAAGGTATCCGTGTGATCACGCAGGGCAACTCTTCGTCTGCTGCTGCGGGTTTGATCGATGGCATTGAAAAACTCAACCAGCGCGACCCCACGCACAGCGTGGTGTTTCTGAACTACTCAGCGGTTGACCCTTCGCTGACCAATGAAAAGTGCAGCTTCTGGCACTTTCGCTTTGACGCCCATGCCGACATGCGAATGACGGCCCTCATGAGCGTGTTGAAGGAAGATGCCGCGCTCAAGCGCATCTACCTGATCGGGCAGGACTACAGCTTTGGTCAAGGCGTGTTGCGCGAGGCGAAGCGGCAACTGGGCACTACCCGACCCGATGTGACCATCGTGGGCGAGGAGCTTCACCCGGTGGCCCGGGTCAAAGATTTCGCTCCATACGCTGCCAAAATAGTGGCCAGTGGTGCGCAGGCCGTGCTCACTGGCAACTGGGGTAACGACCTCACCTTGCTGGTCAAGGCGGCGCGTGAAGCAGGGTTCGAGGGATCGTTCTACACCTTCTACGGCAATGCCCTGGGGGCCCCGTCTGCCATGGGCGACGCCGGTGTTGGCAAAGTCATTGCCGTGGCCGACTGGTTCCCCAATACGCCCACGGCCGCGTCGGAGGCCTTTTACCAGTCGTTCCGCCAGCGCTTTCCCAAGCCGGAAGATGACTATGTTCACATGCGTATGCAGCTCATGATTGAAGCGCTGGCACAGGCGATAGAGCGTGCAGGTTCGATGGATGCGGTACGCATCGCTACCGAGCTGGAAAAAGCCGAAGTGACGCTGGCGGGTCAAACCGCGCGCATGCGCGCTGGCGACCATCAATTCCAGCAGCCGCTGGCAGTGGCAACGATGGATCGCCAAGGGGCACCCGGTACCCGGTTTGATGTGGAAGGATCGGGTTATGGCTTCCGTGTCGTTCGCCAGCTAACCGCAAAGCAAGCAGAATTGCCGCACCGTTGCAGCATGACGCGCCCCTGA
- the tpiA gene encoding triose-phosphate isomerase: MKKLIAGNWKMNGSLAANQTLVQAMLDGLQGVEPMAEMVLCAPSPYLAQLQALLAGSPIAWGSQDVSAQESGAFTGEISAMMLKDFACRYAIVGHSERRQYHAETDATVAAKAQRALAAGVTPIVCVGETLTERESGQTEAVVKRQLAAVIHAVTHCTSEIVVAYEPVWAIGTGKTATPEMAQAVHAVLRKQIAAATQHPERVKILYGGSMNAANAASLLAQPDIDGGLIGGASLKAADFLQIVASAQP, translated from the coding sequence ATGAAAAAACTGATTGCAGGCAACTGGAAGATGAATGGTTCGCTGGCTGCCAACCAGACACTGGTGCAGGCCATGCTGGACGGTTTGCAAGGCGTTGAGCCCATGGCCGAGATGGTCTTGTGTGCACCTTCGCCCTATTTGGCGCAGTTGCAGGCCTTGCTGGCAGGCAGCCCCATCGCCTGGGGCTCGCAGGATGTGTCGGCCCAGGAGTCGGGTGCTTTCACGGGCGAAATCAGCGCGATGATGTTGAAAGACTTTGCCTGCCGTTACGCCATCGTGGGCCACTCCGAGCGCCGCCAGTACCACGCGGAAACCGACGCCACCGTGGCCGCCAAAGCGCAGCGCGCCCTGGCCGCTGGTGTCACGCCCATCGTGTGCGTGGGCGAAACGCTGACCGAGCGGGAGTCCGGTCAAACCGAGGCCGTGGTCAAGCGCCAGCTCGCAGCCGTGATCCATGCGGTCACCCATTGCACCAGCGAAATCGTGGTGGCGTACGAGCCCGTGTGGGCGATCGGTACCGGCAAAACCGCGACCCCAGAGATGGCTCAGGCCGTGCATGCCGTGTTGCGCAAGCAAATCGCGGCGGCCACCCAGCACCCTGAGCGGGTCAAAATTCTGTATGGCGGCAGCATGAATGCTGCCAATGCTGCCAGTCTGCTGGCACAACCCGATATTGATGGTGGCTTGATTGGCGGCGCGTCGCTCAAGGCTGCCGACTTTCTTCAGATCGTCGCATCGGCTCAACCCTGA
- a CDS encoding nitric oxide reductase activation protein NorD: MEEWVGAQWHRFIQKAASKQHAHAAVHLPDVQRTIGMLFRAGGGAHAVRVAPATDVRAGGPRDWLQRIAGSGTHASTGRMEPEALSLPSTVAVFDDHALNRALYLWLAAMAAVIEPTGDWVMDNVRATAAAQQRFPGLGQRYAALRAAQQALRPDASRLKGRAAQAEVLVQLALAGEPVAAGSGLLPGDVAPVWLWLDVGAGPAAAPSRGDPEKAEGATRKPSVSDARRRKAQAVSDDRDKAPLMMFFRAESVLSWGEFIKVNRATDDDPDENASNVANDMDMLAIAPDGQSAASRVKFDLDLPSAAADDRPLGPGQRFPEWDFRRNALLPDHCALQTFLARPSEAYQPPAALKATAKRVRRRLEILRAGTGRARGQSEGDDIDLDAWVRHRVDALSSPTSEAPPVFTRRVRTERSLATLLLADLSLSTDAYATQTARVIDVIRDALYVFGEALAASGDPFEMLGFSSVRRHNVRIQHLKGFNEPWNVAARDRVGAIKPGYYTRMGAAVRLATERLIARPERQRLMLILTDGKPNDLDVYEGRYGLEDTRHAVQAARAAGLIPFCITIDESAHDYLPMLFGQQGYALVHRPQDLVSRLAAVYMRFMRQSGA; this comes from the coding sequence ATGGAAGAGTGGGTGGGGGCCCAGTGGCACCGTTTCATTCAGAAGGCGGCCAGCAAGCAACATGCCCATGCGGCGGTGCATCTGCCCGACGTGCAGCGCACCATCGGCATGCTGTTCCGGGCGGGCGGCGGGGCGCATGCCGTGCGCGTGGCGCCGGCCACCGATGTTCGGGCGGGCGGTCCGCGCGACTGGTTGCAGCGCATCGCCGGAAGCGGCACCCATGCGTCTACCGGGCGGATGGAGCCTGAGGCTTTGTCGCTGCCGTCGACCGTGGCCGTGTTCGATGACCACGCGTTGAACCGCGCGCTCTACCTGTGGCTGGCGGCCATGGCTGCCGTGATCGAGCCCACGGGTGACTGGGTGATGGACAACGTGCGGGCCACGGCCGCTGCGCAGCAACGTTTTCCCGGTCTCGGCCAACGGTATGCGGCATTGCGCGCAGCACAACAAGCGCTGCGCCCGGACGCCAGCCGCCTTAAAGGGCGAGCCGCGCAGGCGGAAGTGTTGGTGCAGCTGGCTTTGGCTGGCGAACCGGTCGCAGCCGGCTCAGGCCTTTTGCCCGGCGATGTGGCGCCCGTCTGGCTGTGGCTGGATGTGGGCGCGGGCCCTGCTGCGGCGCCGTCGCGCGGGGATCCTGAGAAGGCAGAAGGTGCAACGCGCAAACCGTCGGTCAGCGATGCACGCCGTCGCAAGGCCCAGGCCGTGAGCGACGACCGCGACAAAGCGCCGTTGATGATGTTTTTCCGCGCCGAGTCGGTTTTGTCGTGGGGCGAGTTCATCAAGGTCAACCGCGCCACCGACGACGACCCGGATGAAAACGCCAGCAACGTGGCCAACGACATGGATATGTTGGCGATTGCGCCCGATGGGCAATCGGCCGCTTCGCGCGTGAAGTTTGATCTGGACTTGCCCAGTGCCGCAGCCGACGACCGGCCGCTAGGCCCAGGGCAGCGCTTCCCTGAGTGGGATTTCCGCCGCAACGCCTTGTTGCCCGATCACTGCGCCTTGCAAACCTTCCTGGCCAGGCCCTCCGAGGCGTACCAGCCGCCTGCTGCGCTGAAAGCGACTGCCAAGCGGGTGCGCCGGCGTCTGGAGATTTTGCGCGCAGGCACTGGTCGCGCGCGCGGGCAGTCGGAAGGCGATGACATTGACCTGGATGCCTGGGTGCGCCACCGTGTGGATGCGCTCAGCAGCCCGACCAGCGAAGCGCCGCCGGTGTTCACGCGCCGGGTGCGCACGGAGCGCAGTCTGGCCACCCTGTTGCTGGCCGATTTGTCTCTCTCCACCGATGCCTACGCCACCCAGACTGCGCGCGTCATCGACGTGATCCGCGATGCGCTGTATGTGTTCGGCGAAGCACTGGCCGCCAGTGGCGATCCGTTCGAGATGCTGGGGTTTTCATCGGTTCGGCGCCACAACGTGCGGATTCAGCACTTGAAGGGTTTCAACGAACCATGGAACGTGGCCGCGCGTGACCGCGTGGGCGCCATCAAACCCGGTTACTACACCCGCATGGGTGCGGCCGTTCGCCTGGCGACAGAGCGCTTGATTGCACGCCCCGAGCGCCAGCGCCTGATGCTGATCTTGACAGATGGCAAGCCCAACGATCTTGACGTGTACGAAGGCCGCTATGGCCTCGAAGATACGCGCCATGCAGTACAGGCGGCGAGGGCAGCAGGACTGATTCCGTTTTGCATCACGATCGACGAATCGGCCCACGACTACCTGCCAATGCTGTTCGGGCAGCAAGGCTATGCGCTGGTGCATCGACCGCAGGATCTGGTAAGCCGGCTGGCGGCGGTCTACATGCGATTCATGCGCCAGTCGGGGGCTTAA
- the pnp gene encoding polyribonucleotide nucleotidyltransferase codes for MSMFNKVTKTFQWGPHTVTMETGEIARQASGAVLVNIDDTVVLATVVAKTEAKAGQDFFPLTVDYTEKTYAAGKIPGSFFKREGRPSELETLTCRLIDRPIRPLFPEGFYNEVQVIVHVVSLNPEVQADIAALIATSAALSISGIPFNGPIGAARVGYVNGEYVLNPGQTQLKDSQLDLVVAGTEAAVLMVESEAQQLSEEIMLGAVVFGHEQGNIAIAAINELVRDAGKPAWDWQPPAKDEPLIAKLDGLAKAKLEAAYQIRNKQARTQACRSAYAEVMAALKAEGDAFDSVAVEALLFEIEAKIVRGQILAGEPRIDGRDTRTVRAIEIRNSVLPRTHGSSLFTRGETQALVVATLGTDRDAQRIDALAGEFEDRFMLHYNMPPFATGEAGRFGTPKRREIGHGRLAKRALIAALPSKEDFPYTMRVVSEITESNGSSSMASVCGGCLALMDAGVPMKAHVAGIAMGLIKDGNRFAVLTDILGDEDHLGDMDFKVAGTTNGISALQMDIKIQGITKEIMQVALAQAKEARMHILGKMQEAMGEAKTEVSNFAPKLFTMKINPEKIRDVIGKGGSVIRALTEETGCQINIDEDGTITIAATEASKAEEAKRRIEQITAEVEIGKVYEGPITKILDFGALVNLLPGKDGLLHISQIAHERVEKVTDYLTEGQIIKVKVLETDEKGRVKLSMKALIDRNSAEQAPQQPQD; via the coding sequence ATGAGCATGTTCAATAAAGTCACCAAAACCTTCCAATGGGGCCCGCACACGGTCACGATGGAAACCGGCGAAATCGCCCGTCAAGCCTCCGGCGCTGTGCTGGTGAACATCGATGACACCGTGGTGCTGGCCACCGTGGTCGCCAAGACCGAAGCCAAGGCCGGTCAAGACTTTTTCCCCCTGACCGTGGACTACACGGAAAAGACCTACGCCGCCGGCAAAATCCCCGGCAGCTTCTTCAAGCGCGAAGGCCGCCCCAGCGAACTCGAAACGCTGACCTGCCGCCTGATCGACCGCCCGATCCGCCCGCTGTTTCCTGAAGGCTTCTACAACGAAGTTCAGGTGATCGTGCACGTGGTGAGCTTGAACCCTGAAGTGCAGGCCGACATTGCCGCCCTGATCGCCACCTCCGCAGCCCTGTCCATCAGCGGCATCCCGTTCAACGGCCCCATCGGCGCTGCGCGCGTGGGCTATGTGAATGGCGAATACGTGTTGAACCCTGGCCAGACCCAGCTCAAAGACAGCCAGCTCGACCTGGTGGTGGCCGGTACCGAAGCCGCCGTGTTGATGGTGGAATCCGAAGCCCAGCAGTTGAGCGAAGAAATCATGCTCGGCGCCGTGGTGTTCGGTCACGAGCAAGGCAACATCGCCATCGCTGCGATCAACGAACTCGTGCGCGACGCGGGCAAACCCGCCTGGGACTGGCAGCCTCCTGCCAAGGACGAGCCGCTGATCGCCAAGCTCGACGGCCTGGCCAAAGCCAAGCTGGAAGCCGCTTACCAGATCCGCAACAAACAAGCGCGCACGCAAGCTTGCCGTTCGGCTTACGCCGAAGTCATGGCCGCCTTGAAAGCCGAAGGCGACGCGTTCGACAGCGTGGCCGTTGAAGCCCTGTTGTTTGAAATCGAAGCCAAGATTGTTCGCGGGCAGATTCTGGCCGGTGAGCCCCGCATCGACGGCCGCGACACGCGCACCGTGCGCGCCATTGAAATTCGCAACAGCGTCTTGCCGCGCACCCACGGCTCCAGCCTGTTCACCCGCGGTGAAACCCAGGCGCTGGTGGTGGCCACGCTCGGTACCGACCGCGATGCACAGCGCATCGACGCGCTGGCCGGCGAGTTCGAAGACCGCTTCATGCTGCACTACAACATGCCTCCCTTCGCCACCGGCGAAGCTGGCCGCTTTGGTACGCCCAAGCGCCGCGAAATCGGTCACGGCCGTCTGGCCAAGCGTGCACTGATCGCAGCACTGCCCAGCAAGGAAGATTTCCCTTACACCATGCGCGTGGTGTCGGAAATCACCGAATCCAACGGTTCGTCTTCGATGGCTTCCGTTTGCGGTGGCTGCCTGGCTTTGATGGACGCCGGTGTGCCGATGAAAGCCCACGTGGCCGGTATCGCCATGGGCCTGATCAAGGATGGCAACCGATTTGCCGTGTTGACCGACATCCTGGGTGACGAAGATCACCTCGGCGATATGGACTTCAAAGTCGCCGGTACCACCAACGGTATCTCCGCACTGCAGATGGACATCAAGATCCAGGGCATCACCAAAGAGATCATGCAGGTTGCACTGGCCCAGGCCAAAGAAGCCCGCATGCACATTCTGGGCAAGATGCAGGAAGCCATGGGCGAAGCCAAGACCGAAGTGTCGAACTTCGCGCCCAAGCTGTTCACGATGAAGATCAACCCCGAGAAGATCCGTGATGTGATCGGCAAGGGCGGTTCCGTGATCCGTGCGCTGACCGAAGAGACTGGCTGCCAGATCAACATCGACGAAGACGGCACGATCACCATCGCCGCGACCGAAGCCAGCAAGGCCGAAGAAGCCAAGCGCCGCATCGAGCAGATCACCGCCGAAGTCGAAATCGGCAAGGTCTACGAAGGCCCGATCACCAAGATCCTGGACTTCGGCGCATTGGTCAACCTCTTGCCTGGCAAAGACGGTCTGCTGCACATCAGCCAGATCGCCCACGAGCGCGTCGAGAAGGTTACCGACTACCTGACCGAAGGCCAGATCATCAAGGTCAAGGTCTTGGAGACGGATGAAAAAGGCCGCGTCAAGCTGTCCATGAAGGCTTTGATCGACCGCAACAGCGCCGAGCAAGCGCCTCAGCAGCCCCAAGACTGA
- the secG gene encoding preprotein translocase subunit SecG, translating to MQVLLNILQAVQILSAIFMVGLILMQHGKGADAGAAFGGGGGGSASLFGASGSANFLSRTTAVLAAVFLASTLGLAYFGNLRTVPSTGSVLENTSVPTASEQPSTQQIPMGTDAAAPSAAEVPAPLPATGEAQIPAK from the coding sequence ATGCAAGTTTTGTTGAACATTCTTCAAGCGGTCCAGATCCTTTCCGCGATCTTTATGGTCGGGCTCATCCTGATGCAGCACGGCAAGGGCGCTGATGCCGGTGCAGCTTTTGGCGGTGGCGGTGGTGGTTCAGCCAGTCTTTTTGGTGCCTCGGGCAGTGCCAATTTTCTGTCTCGCACCACCGCGGTCCTGGCCGCCGTGTTTCTGGCATCGACCCTGGGACTGGCCTATTTTGGCAACCTCCGGACCGTGCCCTCAACCGGCAGCGTGCTGGAAAACACCAGTGTGCCGACGGCGTCTGAGCAGCCTTCGACGCAGCAGATTCCCATGGGTACCGACGCCGCAGCCCCATCTGCCGCTGAAGTACCTGCGCCGTTGCCTGCAACGGGAGAAGCCCAGATTCCTGCAAAGTAA